The Xiphophorus couchianus chromosome 3, X_couchianus-1.0, whole genome shotgun sequence genome segment cctaaatgttattaatgcacaTAACAGTAAAGAACAGCTACTTTTTATGTGTCTGACGTCACTAGGAAGCTTCGACactcagaatctgtaaataactcaacaAGCTAAGCAGACGTCAACAGACTCATATTTTCATCTTATGCTAAGATGCTTTATGGATTTCAGGTCATGATAAAATATTTCGTTTCCAGGACTACTGGTTAGAAATATCAGACTTTCACATGATACTGTGCTGTTCTGCGATGTTGCCTCAGCAGTCGAGCAGCGGCCTCTGACCCTGAACGACCTTTGACCCTGTGACCGCAGGCTTCCTGAAGTCTCGGGACCGGAGCCAGCAGAAGCTGTACGCCCAGCTGAGCCGGACCCAGATGTTCACCCAGTTCATCGAGGAATGCTCCTTCGTCAGCGACCGCCACGCCTGCCTCGAGTTTTTCGACGAGTGCGTCCAGAAGGTCAGAGGTCTAATCGTTTCCTTCTTTTGGCCCCGTGACCTTCCATTGACCACCTGTTGACTCGCTGACCTTTGGGTCCCCAGGTGGACGTGGAGAAGCCGGAGGAGGTGCGGCTGATCGACCTGGACGAGAACGGCGGCGGCGAACACACCGTCTTCATCATGCCGCCCGAGGAGCCGCAGGAGGCTGACGGCGCCGAGTGCCCCGCCCGCTACAGGTGAGGCTCCTCCCCCAGGGGGCGGAGCCAACAAACCAGGCGCCGTGTGACCTGACACGTCTCTCGTCCAACAGCTACGAGACGTTCCCCAGGCTGACGGCGGAGCTGTTCGACCGACCGCAGGACCCGCTGCGCGCCCCGACCAGAGGCAGCGCCCCCAGCAGCCCCGCCCCCCGCCGCACCAAGCAGGTAGCTGGCCTGGTTCTGTCCCGGTTCTGGTCCAACAAGGTTCAAACTGCCCTGATGGAGAGGTTCCTGTAGTTTCATGTGTTGATTTTAGTGGAGAATGTGGCAGCACATTCTTCGGAACCGACTGACCCGGTTTCCAGTCAGCGGTTCTGGAAACAACGATTCTGCTGGGTCAGAGGAAGGTTCTACGGGTCGGATCAGGACGGTTGGTTGGATGAacggttggatggatggatgaacggttGGATGGATCACAGTCCTGTTTTTCTTGCAGACcccagaagcagcagcagggggcgctTTAGGACCAGAACCTGTGTTTCACCAGCCGGTGacccaaccagaaccaggttctggttctgaagcaCTCACAGAACCCTTTTGTGCCTGCAGGAGATGAAGGTGGCCCAGAAGCGGGCCCAGAAGTACTCGGCGGTTCCGGACATGTGGTCCAAATGCCTGCTGGGTCACTGCTACGGCCTGTGGTTCATCTACCTGCCCACCTTCGTCCGGGCCGAAGGCTCCAAGGTCCGCGCCCTGCACTCCGCCCACGACGTCCTCCGGCACATGGAGACCCGCAAGGTGGTGCTGCCCGACGAGGTGAGACCTGCCGGGCCCGAGTGCCGACCGGGCCGGGCCGGCTCGCCGCCAGTAACAGAAACTCCGCTGTGTGTGTCAGGTGTGTTACCGCATCCTGATGCAGCTCTGCGGTCAGTACGGCCAGCCGGTCCTCGCCGTCAGAGTCCTGCTGGAGATGAAGAAGGCCGGGATCACGCCCAACACCATCACCTACGGATACTACAACAaggtctcacacacacacacacacacccacacacccacacacacacacacacacacagacacacacacacatttgcacaGCTGTCTTTGTTGGGACTTTCCATtaacttccattcatttctaaaCTCTTATCCTAACCAACCAAAattcaattcacaccttagtcctaaatctgacccctgacccaaaaacagcgtcTCCCCtcgtggggaccaggcttcgggCCCCATAAGGtcatacaaacaaacacacacaccataaAGCTTCGGGCTGACAGCTGTTTTCCCTCATCAGGCTGTGCTGGAGTGTAAGTGGCCCTCGACCAATCAGGGCGGCCGTCTCCGCTGGGCTAAGCTACGGAACGTTCTATTGGCCGTGGCTCAGTTCAGGCAGCCAATCAAACGGCGGCGGAAGAGTGGTTCTGTGGGTTCCAGAGGTCAGCTGTCTCGTAGTTCGTCCTGCAGGATAAACGCGTCACCGCTCTACgcgatgaaggtgatgaagatgatctCTGTTTCCATCCCAGGAGCCATGATGGAGCTCGATCAGAAGCCCCGCCTACAGTCCGCTCTGATTCGTCAGTCCAGCTGGAGCGGCCTGAGCGAAAGCTCGAGTCACGAGTCTCTGACCGGGTCGCTGGTGAAGAGCTCCAGCCTGAGCAGCATGAAGACGCCCACAGTCAGTGGTGAGCACTGCTAGCTAGAAAGCTAGCTGCGCTAACACTGAGGCGCTAATTTTGAGCATCAGATATGCTAGCCGTTTAGCTACTAAAAATGAGCTCCACTATTAGCTCGTTAGCTGGTTCCCACAGATCAGAGCTGACCTGAAGCCCTTTCTGCCCTCAGAGCTCAAAGTCTGTAAGAAGTCCCCCGTCCTCCACGGTTCCGGGACAAACGGGGACACGGTCCACCGGAAGCCCCCGCTGGGACGGAGAGAAGCCTCTGCTCCGCCTGCAGCGCCCCCTGAGGGAGTCGTGGTGCGGCGCAGTCAGGTCTGCCTTTCCACCTTCTACACCGAGTCGGAGCTGGACTGCAGATGTGAACCGAGGCTCAGCAGGTCGGTGTGTTTGTTCTGCCGGGTTTTCCGAGTTTATTCCAACCAATCTGACAGGATTCACGTTCCGACTGCAGATCCGACAGATCCGGGAACTCCGGTGGAAAGAACAAGGCCAGAACCGTAGACGAGAACTCCAACCACGTGTCGTCCCCAAGCCGAGGAGGCCTGGCAGGgaaactgcagcagctcctcACACCGACCAAAAACCGAGCGTCGGTCCGGCGCGCCGCCAGCGTGGAAAACCGCTGGTCCGGAGGAGGGATCGGTCGGAAAGTGTCAGATCAGAGGCAGTCCAGGAAGTCCCAGGGGCCTGAAAGTTTGCTAAAGGCAAAGGAGCGGCTGGTGAACGCCACATCAGAGGTGACTGCATGTTCCTGTTGAAGGCGATGAGCTGCAGATCCAACGTCCTCCACCAGGGGCTGCTGTCCAGATCTTGTTGAGATGTTTCCCTATAGTTCTGGATGTCTAGGAATAACCAGGAATCTCTCCTCAGAGCTCGCTGTCGGTAGGAAGTGACCTGGACCTGTCGGACACGCCCACCACGGTGTATCCTCTGCGCAAGTCGTGGGACGCCAACCAGGAGGGGGCAGGAATCGAGGTAGCTCCGTCGGTGTGGTCGGTGAGGCGGTCTCGTCCGGGTTGGACCTCACATTGTGTTTGTGTCCAGGTTCTGATGTCCAGCTGCTCGCTGTGCCGCAGCTGCAACTCTCTGGTGTACGACGAGGAGATCATGGCGGGCTGGACCTCGGACGACTCCAACCTGAACTCGTCCTGCCCGTTCTGCGCCGCCTCCTTCGTCCCGTTCCTGAACGCAGAGATCTGCGACCCGGGGCCTGTCAGCAGGTACAGAACCAGCCGACCGGACGCTCATGCACTCCTGGTTCTGTAGCGTCACTGGTTTTGCTCTTGCTCTTTCTCAGCGCGGAGCGCTGCACCATGAACCTGGAGGACGAGGTGGAGAGCGCCGTGAGGCCCCCCAGTAGTCACGAGGCGTCCCAGCGGCCCCAGTGCAACGGACTGAGCGACGACTCCAGCTCTGAAACCAGCACCTACTCCGAGACCAGCAAGGCCACCACGGTAACGCCGCCCGCCACCGCCAGCGCTGCGTCCCTCCTCACTGCTGACAGGCTCCGCCTTCTTTCCAGGTGTCGTCAGTGGGAGGGACTCCTCAGGTGACGGTGGCCTACCTGAGCCCTCTGGTTCTGAGGAAGGAGCTGGAGAGTCTGCTGGAGAACGAGGGCGAGTCGGTTCTGGCCCAGCCTCAGTTTCTGGACAGCCACTCCATCATCTTCTGGAACCTGGTCTGGTACTTCCAGCGGCTCGGCTTGCCCAGCAACCTGCTGCAGCTGGTCCGGAGCTCGCCGCTGGTCAGCCACTTCACTCAGGTGACTCGAAAGAACTAGTTCATGTTGGGAGACTCAAATACTGCGAACATGAACTCATTCGCTTAAGAAGGTTCTGGTGTCTGAACACAGAACACATAGTTTCTGGAAGGGCTCAAGTCCAGGAAAGCACCTGAATATAACGGTTTTTCAGGGgcctccaccagggggcgcctcCGGAGTCGTTAACAGCTTGTCTTGGTTGTTCCAGTCGGAGAACTCTGCGGTGAGGATCCGGCTCCTCTGGGACACGCTGAGCCCCGACACCGACCAGTGGCCGCCGCTCTACGTCCTCTGGAGGATCCACAGTAAGGACGGCGGGCGGACAATCCGTCACAGGACACGGTGTCCCCGCCGCGCTTTAACGTGTTCCTCCAACAGGTGGCGCCCCGATGAGGAGCTACAGCTGGAGGCGGCACAACCACCCGTTCACCTTGTCCTTCCTGGAGGAGGTTCTGCGCTGGGTGGGCATGAACGAGGTGCACAAGGCCATCACGCTCTTCCTGGACACCCTGGAGAAGCAGCCCGGGTCGCCACAGACCCAGAGGTGGGAGTTCGGACCGGCCCGCCGGTTCCGGTGATTCATGCTGAGCTTGAActcagatgtttgtgttttccgGACCGACAGGAGTCTCTACCGAGAGATGCTGTTCCTGACGCTGGCGGCGATGGGAAAGGACCACGTCGGTAAGACTGCTGGTCGATCCAGGTCGCGTTTCCGATCAGAACCAGCAAGGTTCTGGAAGTTCTGCTGTGCAATCCTCTCCCATGTCTGTCTGCAGCTGCATTCGATAAGAAGTACAAGACGGCGTTCCTGCGCCTCAGCAGCTCCCTGGGCCGGGACCAGCTCCGCAGGAAGCGGGCCCAGCCTCCCAGCACCAAAGCCGTCGACTGCAGACGCAGCTTCCACCCGCCGCTGGAGTGCTGAGCGGTTCCAGACCGGACCGCACCGCACCGCACCGCACCGGACCGCACCACTGGCAACCAACACCCGCTTTGcctctctgctgccctctggtggaggGCACAGCATCCTATTTCCTACCAACCTCTATGGATCTCGAAGCAACCGGATCGGACCGGATTGGACCGGACTGCGGAGCTGCTCAGTAGTCAGAGGAAGGCGCGTTGTCATCAGCGGGAACCCAGAACCGAACCGGATATTCCCCTGGGAATCCGCTTCCTGAACTGGAACGTTGTGGATGAGACTGAAAAACGGATCTGACCCGTTTTAACTCCTCAGAACCGGTTCTATTGACCAGAAACTCAGCAGTGCATCCAGGGTTCTGCTTTCCAACCAGCTGGGATTCACTCCAAAGTCCAGTTGGTTCAAATGTCCCGATCAGGCTAGACGGGTCAGAATGGATCAGAACCACCTGGGATGAGAGGCAGAACGATTCAGAGGcaaaatgatagaaaatgtaaaatatcagAGTTTTGATTGGTTAAATACCCGCCAGAACCCGGCCAGAACCAGGTCAGAACCAGGCCAGAAAATGGCCAGAACCTGACCACAACTAGACCAGGACTCCACCAGAACCCGACCAGTACCAGGCCAGAACCAGGCCAGAACCCGACCGGAACCAGGACAGGACATGACCAGAATTCAACCAGAACCAGTCCAGAACCCGGGAAGAACTCAGGACTGGACCCTTCCTggcggttctgacccggttctgacccggagacgtttatttaaatttgctgtttgtttatttatatctgACTGTGGTTACCATGGCAATATtgcttttttaacaaaatcgTCAATAAAAGACGTAAAGAAAAACTGGTGTTGTTTCTGTTCACCCATACTCATgtgatggttctggttctggttctggttccacaTCCCTATGTGGATTATtgggatgttttattttgtaggaacGGACCGGAAGTGGGACAGGTGATTCTGCCTCGGGATGACTCGTGTCTTCTCGCTCCTCCGGGATGCTCTgagtggttctggttctggacaaCCAGCGGGCTGGGTCGAGGAGAACCGTGAGGAGAACCGGGGCAgagtcctcttcctcctcctcttcctcctcctcctcctcctccaggtggGTCAACATCCGTCACGCGCTGCGGATCTCCGACAGGAGCGCGAGGCAGGTTGGATGTTTTCTCGATGGTTGGAAATGTCGGACTGGTGGCAGAAGCTCCGGTGGTTCCGCTCCAGGTTCCTCATTTTgtgactgaaaatattaaatcagatctTGACTAAAAGATCCGATTTGTATTTGATAATTCGGCCATGATTTTATCTCCTCATAttactgttttatttcacatatgAGAAATAAAATCGCGTTTAGTTTCTTAACTGAAACGTTATTTGGAATAAATTCGTGTTCAGATGTTGGTTTTGTTGCTCTTAATATTTGCCGAACGAAACAGTGATAAATATTGATGCTTTATTTGTCGTTGCTGATTAATTAACGATGTTTTGTGCGCTTTAACTTAATGAATGCTTGATTTTTATTCCAGCTCCTGCCGCTGTGCTGCAGCTGGGCGGGGCTAAAGGTGGCGCGCTAAAGCAGAGCGCCACCTTTGGCAATGTattcaatagcatgtggagagtcacaagATCTGGCCGGAAATGCAGTTTCAGCATTTCCGGCCAGATCAGATAAAGTCAcgttgctgctgctgaatgtcgggttatttttcatatttggtttgttttaccGTCGTTCGTATTTTTGAATTACGAACGACGTATTGAGGTACTGAGTTGTTattgaaatgtgattttgaattATCTAAACTCCCCTTTAACTCTCTAATGTCCACCAACAGATGAAGTTAATGTTCCAGCACAACTTCAGCCCCATAATGTTCCACTGTGGAACAACAGAGCCATTCTATGTGGTagaaaatctatatttatgAAAGATTGGTGGAATAAACAAATCTGGTCAGTTACTTATTTACTGGATGGAAATGGTGAAATTCTGAGTTTGGAGGAATTTAACAGGAAGTTTGGAGCTGATTGTTCACTAACAATTTATAAGAAAGTTTTATATAGTTTCCCTGATGTCCTCATTCAGTCAGTTAAAAACTATTTACCTAATTTCTTTATTCCTAGACTCCATGAGATTCAAACTGAGCTTGTGGACATTAGAGATAATAAACAGTATTGAATCAgtattcaataaaaaacataatcagttctcttacaatttttttttacaaatcgaTGATAGTCAAAATTAGATAGAATTATTTGAAATTCCTAATTCCTTCTAAAtataaagaattacattttaaaactagaaaatttctgaagaaatttaaaagggCCCGCCAAAGTGTGCCTGTCGGTTTTAACCCCACGTTCtgatgctacaaattagcatcaatgctaaagtaagctgcaatgtactcaatagcatgtggagagtcacaagcatgttgagGAACATGAACTTATGCCATTCAGTTTGTTGAAATTAGCGTACAAGTTAAAATAAGCCAaattgctaacattagcctaaATGCTGTCAGCGGCACATGGGCATCAGTAGCACGTGGTCTGACATTGACTTCATTCAATATACTACATGtggctaataaataagaataagaaaaagagctaaaacattttttagggaaaaggctaatgctacGTGCTACCTGCACTTTGACTTAAGTGTAGATAAAAAGAGGAGAATCAGTCACCAACTTTTTCATTAGCAAATATTCTGTGCTTGCTCTCAGCAAGTGAAAGTGAAAtgctaatgtttgtgctaatgttaattatttgtttatttagaaattttcagtaagcttcattttaaatggctATACTAATCCTATGAGTAACAGTggttgggttaaatcagttataaaatgaacaaaacattccGCCATGTCTGTAGTTCAAACCTTCCATCATTGTAGTTCTTAACTGCCAACTCATCCCTCCTCTGTAGTAAGTGAGAGttccgccatgttgtagttctgatCGTCTGCcatcattgtagttctaaagagcagctcagctcTCAGCCAACTGTCATGTGAGAGACAGAGAGGTGGAGAAAGAATTTtatctttgtgagacacccAGTCAGTTTTTGAAAAAGCAGTCCGaacaactccttcccgttcAGGAACCGTGATACGTATTCCTAAACCGTTTGAAATGTgtgagagggctatttgtcgtccTTGATAGTACCGCGATTCATATCTGTAGCTCACTCAGTAATAGCAGGAATGAGAGAGAGATGGTGTCATGACCGACTTTCATACCAATAGAGccatatttgtgggcgtgaaagcgagttaaaaactgttttggggTCAGAAATCCACTCGGTTTCTCAGTCTAGCGGAGGAATGTTGCACTAACCTgggagagttttattttatgggaAAGGCTAACAGCCCATCATCCTGCGTTGAAAAGATTCTGGAATCAAGTCATGACTGAATTTGTCCTCCTTTCCCTCCTCATTCAGAACAACCACCTGTTGAGCAGCAAGTCAAACAAGATACGCATCACGTTGTAACGTGATAGCgctctgaatgttttcttcctgcttgAGAGCAACGCATTTCTGTAGCAACGCATTTCTGTAGCAACCTGTTTCTGTAGCAACGTGTTTCTGTAGCAACTCGTTTTTGTAGCAACTCGTTTCTGTAGCAACGTGTTTTTTCTGTAGCAACTCGTTTCTGTAGCAACGCGTTTCTGTAACAATGTGTTTCCATACAATCACACttataaaatgaaacaagatacaatatattttaaatgaggcctactttatttaaagacaaactcACTCTGACAACTTTTCTAGGAAGCAAAAAGGCCAAATAATCCACCTCGTTTATGCTAATATTTCTCAGTCTACGCCAAACCACGCCCACACACTCGAGCTCGAGGATAGTCCATCCTGATTGGATGGATCCTGTGGCCCAGGCTGGCCCTGAGGGGGCGTGGCTGGCCCTGAGGGGGCGTGGCTGGACGCTGGTCAGTCATTCCTGGCCGTGACAGACAGTAACCTGAACGGGCCGTCTGAAGTTAGTCCTTTATAAAGACCCTGGGATTTTCCCCAGGCggtttgacattttaacaaaatgtgatacattaattctaaaatgtatttaatttgaagttgtttattttaacaactttattGTAAATGTCAGGGAGGGCTTAGCCCTACCAGCTCACTTATACCAGCTGTCCCTGAGGGCCACAATGaccccatgtgtaacagtggtTGGGTTAAACCAGTCATATAAAGCCCAAAACAGCAATTACCTGTTGTGAAAAATATGAAggcttttattatgttttattttattatttagtatgTGACGCTCTCATTTCGACAGTCAGTTTAGGTGTCAGGTTTCATGAAGGTATCAGGTTTCCTTTGTTCTTCTGCCATCTTGTCTGTATTCTGTCAAGATGCTGTTTCTATATTTCTAAAACTCTGTTTTCCTCCATCACTATGGTTCTAGAGAGCAGCTCAGAGGGGCCGACTAAATTCTGTCTATCTTGACTCAAactgacactgttttgtttcagacttttgttttgagttgaatttggctcgtttttcgTTACTTATGTCGCCACAGTTACTTCAAATGGCAACAAAAGTAATATCTCCCCTCGTGGGATCGAGCTGCACGTTTTGACATGTATATTGTGAAGGGAACGCAGCGGCACGAGTGGTGGGAACTGCCATGCATTGCAAAAATTAATAACATATATCCTTCAAATGAGTTCTTAAGAGAGAGATTTAATATTAATGTTGAGAATTGTGGTTggaaacaactaaacatttgttttacgaATGTAAAGAAGTATTAAACTTATGGGCTCAACTTCATAACTTCTGTcttctaaaacaataaatgtggattttataTCTTTACTAAACGTTCAGTTGAGTttattaatgaaagaaaaacatgtggaatctTTAGTCAATGTTCTAATTATTGTAGCCAAATATTATATCCATAAATGTCGctatgcaaaatgttttctctcaaTCTCTGCTGTCAAAAATgaactttccttttttaaaagatttctgaGAAAGATGCAGAATTTAAACGCAATTAAATTGTTTGAGTTAATGGGGGATTTTCAGTTAGTAGCCCCCTCttattaatttaattgatttatttttcactaattTTAGTGCTTTGTTCCTAATTGTGATTTGTAACAGCAGGAGTTGATATTTggtttttgtaatgtttgttattgACGTGTTGTTATTCTTGTATgtccaataaaaaacaaaaacaatgtctgGTTATTCGGTTTCcttccagctgctgtttgttttcaggcTGCGGAGCCACACAGCGCCACCATGTGGAGGAAAccagttctgctgctgctgcttcacatcaTGGAAGGTAAAAACTTTCAGGATTTTTACTGGTTTAGTTTCTCATCGATGATCTTCCAGATTCTTTTCAGCACAGAGGAATCATGGTTCTGACCCGGTAAAATATTCAGAGCTTCATGGATTTAACCAGTTTCTCCATGCAGCGATGTTTGTctctcatttcctgttttctgaccaatcagagagcagaaagACACGCCCACACTCATTCACTTCCGGTTAGTttggttctgactggttctggAGAACTTGGACCTAAAGGTTCTGTTTAACCAATCAGAACTAGGTTTGGACCCAGAAGGTTCTGCTGCTTGTGGTAGAAGAATGTTTTAGATTTCAGGCagaaccttcaaaataaaagcatctgaAACCTTTCAGACTGATTTGCTGTTTCAGGCTCAGCAACATGAAGTCAGATGAACGACCCGGTCCAgtccttcacttcctctgctggtTGTGTTGCAGCTGCAGTGGCGCCGCCCTGCTGGCAGGGGGCGACCTTCCCGGAGGCCGTGGTTTCCCCGGCGGCGGACAGCAGCGGCATCGTGCGCGTCCCGGCCGCGGCGTCGCTCCAGCTGTGCGTGGCGGCGTGCTGCGACCTCCCGGACTGCGACCTGGCCTGGCGCTTTAAGGGCCGCTGCTACGTCCTGAGCTGCCAGCAGGGGGCCGACTGCCGGCCCCGGGTCCGGCCCGGCGCCGACTCGGTTCTGGCCTTCCTGCAACGTCCGGCTCGCTCCCTGCTGCGGTCCCTGGGAAGGCCGGCGCCGTTCGGCCGGACGCGGGGGCCCGGCGGCCACCCGGAGGCCCTCAAGGGCCCGGCTATGTTCGATGGGCCCGACCCGACCTGGTCCGACCCGGCGGACCTGGAGGCAGATTGGTTCTGGTCCACGTTCAACCAATCACAGGAGGCGGATCCTGGAGGGGCGGAGTCAGACAGCAACCtgaccggaaccagaaccacagaaccagcTGGTCCGGCTGCTGCAGAGGGAACGGTGAGTGAAGACTGATCCGGgtcagaaccaacagaaccagctcTACAGGGTCTGCAGccagatcagaaccagctggttctgtgtcaccagaaccagaacaacgATGGAGGTTCTGGTGAACAGAACCTGTAgaacctcctgctcttcttctcCAGGCAGGAAGTCAGAGACCCGAGCTTCCTGCGCCTGTCGCTGACTCCGCCCCTACGGGTCACATGACCACGCCCGGTGATGTCATCAGCACCACGGTGAACCCAGGTAGGCGACTCTGATCCTGGTCTGGACTGGACCCGGGTTCTGTCCTCTGATTGGACGATACCATCAGTCATGTGACAACATTCACGTCCTGGTTTGACTTCAGTTTTCACAAAGACCCAAacctgttgccatggtaacagggGTTAGTTTGTGGCTGCATTTAAAGACACGGAACATAAAAATCCCTTTGAGCGGGTCAGAACCAACTGCAGAAATGCTTGATGTTCTGGTGGTTCTGTCCGGCCTGATCTGGACGTCTTCCTGCAGGTCATCCTGTGGGGGACCCGGTGGATCCGGTGGACCTCGGCTCCGCTGTGACATCAGAACCAACCGGTTCTTCTGAAGTCGGGAACAGAACTTCAGGTCTGATCCGAAGTTCTGCacagggttctggttctggacagAAGCTTAATgctggagtttgtttttgttctgacagAACCTCTGAAGGTTCTCCAGGCTCCAACCACCGACCCGCTGAAAgaggtgacctctgacctccccaCCTCAGCTGCTCTCCCCCCGACTACTGTAGGTATGTcaacctggttctggttcctgttgGTCCGGTTCTGCCAggctctggttctgattctgaactgattactgatttttatttcttagttatcaaaataaaattttctttaaaagttcattttctttttttgggaaacaaacacaaaaacccaAATCTGTCTGAGCAGAGATGGTATTAGCATAGCGCATGTTAGCCGCTACAGCTAGGCTGTTAGCCGCTACAGCTAGGCTGTTAGCCGCCCGGTGCCTAGCAGCGGCCCAGGCTGGTCGTTATCTCGGGCCTCTACGGCCCGGTTCTGATCGTTTCAGCTGGTTCTTTCTCTGAGGTTCTGTCTGTCGTCCGGCCGCAGCGGAACCCCAGGGGCCGAACCGGGCCCCACTGGCCGCCGTAGGTCCGGACCTCCATCTGGTTCTCCCTCTGAGCGCCAGCCTGTTGCTCAACGGCAGCGGCAGCACCGACGACCGCGGCGTTAGCGGCTACAGCTGGGAGGTGTTGAGGTGAGCAGCTCTGCGGACCGGGACAAGAACCGGCGGCTCGGTACCTGACGGACTCTCTGCCACCTGTGTCCGCAGCGGTCCTCCTGGTTTGCGGCTGCAGGATGCCGACCAGGCGGTCGCCATGGCGACGGGCCTAAGAGCGGGGCGCTACACGTTCAAGCTGACGGTGTcggaccagcagggggcgacagacAGTGCCTTGCTGTCGGTGCGGGTCCAGGAAGGTGAGTTCTGCTGtaggttctggttctagttctgATTGGTACCGCCTGTCTCCTTCCCCCTGAAGCCCGCAGTCTTCCTCCGGTGGCGCACGCCAGCGGCAGccatgttctggttctgcccaACAACTCCGTGGTTCTGGAGGGGTGGGTTACTGACGGAGACCAAACGGAGGTCCGGTACCGGTGGACCAGGGACAGCCAGAGTCCAGCAGCCGGGGTACCGCCCTCTCTGAGCAATTTAGGCCCAAATGTGCCAGCTCATGTAACCTCCCGGTTCTGTGCAGGAGGTCCTGTTCGGCTCGGAGACCCGGCGGGTCCTGTACCTGTCGGACCTGGTGGAGGGAACCTACCTGTTCCAGCTGAGGGTGACGGACGCTCAGGGCCGGGTCAGCACCGCCACCGCCACCGTGGAGGTTCGGCCAGGTAGGCCGCCGCTCAGCGCaggttctgctgaggttctgAGGGTAAATGGACCTCTGGGTTGGTTTGTGCAGAACCAGGCGGCGGCCAGCAGGTGGAGCTGGAGATGCTGGTGGCGGTGTCTCAGGTGAGCTTGGCTCAGAGGGACACACTGGTCCGGCAGCTGGCCGCACTGATCCACGTCCTGGACCGGGACATCCGGGTCCGGGCGCTGCAGGGACGGACCCAACTCAGGTATCAGAACCCTGACCGGGTCAGGCCCAAACAGACGCCG includes the following:
- the kiaa0319 gene encoding dyslexia-associated protein KIAA0319 isoform X6, which encodes MVGNVGLVAEAPVVPLQAAEPHSATMWRKPVLLLLLHIMEAAVAPPCWQGATFPEAVVSPAADSSGIVRVPAAASLQLCVAACCDLPDCDLAWRFKGRCYVLSCQQGADCRPRVRPGADSVLAFLQRPARSLLRSLGRPAPFGRTRGPGGHPEALKGPAMFDGPDPTWSDPADLEADWFWSTFNQSQEADPGGAESDSNLTGTRTTEPAGPAAAEGTAGSQRPELPAPVADSAPTGHMTTPGDVISTTVNPGHPVGDPVDPVDLGSAVTSEPTGSSEVGNRTSEPLKVLQAPTTDPLKEVTSDLPTSAALPPTTVGSVCRPAAAEPQGPNRAPLAAVGPDLHLVLPLSASLLLNGSGSTDDRGVSGYSWEVLSGPPGLRLQDADQAVAMATGLRAGRYTFKLTVSDQQGATDSALLSVRVQEARSLPPVAHASGSHVLVLPNNSVVLEGWVTDGDQTEVRYRWTRDSQSPAAGEVLFGSETRRVLYLSDLVEGTYLFQLRVTDAQGRVSTATATVEVRPEPGGGQQVELEMLVAVSQVSLAQRDTLVRQLAALIHVLDRDIRVRALQGRTQLSTVLQFWVQGPTGPIPASSLVVLLRKQLLRDKSDFLLFKVLRVDTVACELSCSGRGQCDPITKQCSCDPFWTENLIRLYLGDGESNCEWRVLFVILSSFLMMVLILSLSWTFVCCSRRRKQRKGRKKTRYTILDDMDEQERLELRPRFSLKHRSTEHNSSLMMSESELDSDQDSVFSRPVRNRNQVSSQAARNGNAFG
- the kiaa0319 gene encoding dyslexia-associated protein KIAA0319 isoform X8; translated protein: MKLMFQHNFSPIMFHCGTTEPFYVAAEPHSATMWRKPVLLLLLHIMEAAVAPPCWQGATFPEAVVSPAADSSGIVRVPAAASLQLCVAACCDLPDCDLAWRFKGRCYVLSCQQGADCRPRVRPGADSVLAFLQRPARSLLRSLGRPAPFGRTRGPGGHPEALKGPAMFDGPDPTWSDPADLEADWFWSTFNQSQEADPGGAESDSNLTGTRTTEPAGPAAAEGTAGSQRPELPAPVADSAPTGHMTTPGDVISTTVNPGHPVGDPVDPVDLGSAVTSEPTGSSEVGNRTSEPLKVLQAPTTDPLKEVTSDLPTSAALPPTTVAEPQGPNRAPLAAVGPDLHLVLPLSASLLLNGSGSTDDRGVSGYSWEVLSGPPGLRLQDADQAVAMATGLRAGRYTFKLTVSDQQGATDSALLSVRVQEARSLPPVAHASGSHVLVLPNNSVVLEGWVTDGDQTEVRYRWTRDSQSPAAGEVLFGSETRRVLYLSDLVEGTYLFQLRVTDAQGRVSTATATVEVRPEPGGGQQVELEMLVAVSQVSLAQRDTLVRQLAALIHVLDRDIRVRALQGRTQLSTVLQFWVQGPTGPIPASSLVVLLRKQLLRDKSDFLLFKVLRVDTVACELSCSGRGQCDPITKQCSCDPFWTENLIRLYLGDGESNCEWRVLFVILSSFLMMVLILSLSWTFVCCSRRRKQRKGRKKTRYTILDDMDEQERLELRPRFSLKHRSTEHNSSLMMSESELDSDQDSVFSRPVRNRNQVSSQAARNGNAFG